ttaccaaacgATGTTTACCTCGTTTTAAAGTTTCAAGTTCTCATTAAAATATTCCGtatttcgtaaaattataaattacttACGGTTGGCCTTGcgttctttgtttatttttttcattttttttgttattatattattaagcAGTATACTACATTCCCAGTTTAATGGAAAAGTATTATTAACACCTCTAACTATAAATGGAATATCGGAGCCTGCTCTGGAAGATTTTTTCCCCCTTGGTTTATTTACATTCCGTAAGGTCAGTGCGAGTTTAACATTAAATTTTAAGATTTTACGTTTAATTAGTTACCCTGTGTAATGGGTCCGAGTCACAAGAGGCTGTATCGAAGCCTTGTTGTCCAAGGTGTTAAGTAATAACAATTCtcaatgtaatttattttaaaaatattccatttcATCATACTCGCAGTTGACATTACGGACGCAAGATCTTCTCATTTTAATATCCTCCCTACGAAATTTAATCTAGGATGCGTTTGTGTTTGCAATaacgatcaattttcaaaaacaatagCGTCGTCgattttgtaattataaatacGTTATTATCAAATTACAGATTTATAACTGTTGTACAGAAACTCCAAGAATTACtgaagaaacaattttcaatcaagGTGGTCACTTTAATTTCAGCTCgttgccaaaaaattttgttaatctGGCAGAGATAGATCTATTATATGATTAATAACCTTCGAGTATGTCTGACATGGCTATatgacatattttcaaaattccataatacaatttatacctgataaatatttttcagaggACTCGTTACTACTTTGAAGTACATATTCTGCAGTTAGGCATACTAGATGAGTTACAAACAAAGTGTCAAATTTAGATTATCGGGTCTTGGGATttgacaatttgaaaaaatttgtcaaacgTGTAAACGCATCCAGATCATAGATTTTTGAGAATCGTATGCCtttcttaaaaataaatcgatagaaaaataaaggatATGACTTAGTGCCTGTGTTTCTGAGATGTGTAGTCCCCAGAAATGGCTTCTGTTGATAGGTGGTGTGGTAGAAAATATGGTTTACGAATTTCTCATCGGAATCTTACTTCTGATCTCTTAGAACCATCGGCATTATAACTTCAATGCTATTGCCAGTTAGAGGATCCATAACGACAGGCGGTAGCTCCGCGTCACTCAATGGCTGCCAAAACCCACCCATTATTTCACTAATTTCCTGGAAAAACCGTTTGATTTTCGATTAGTCAGATTATAGCAAATATAAGACCAACATGTACTCTAAGCATTGGGCGATCACAGTTGAGAAGCTGAAAATTTGAGACAACagagaattcaatttacaatgaaaaatcaattcacgTCGAACGCTGTACACTTACATTCTTTGTAGCTTTGGCTGAACATGATTCGATCAAAATATCCCGCTCTGCGAATTCAAGTCGTTTCAACGTCGATCCTCGAAGACGAGTGATGGCTAATAGATCGTCTTGGAAATACTTATATCCAAGAAATACTAGCTCCATTAGTTTCGTGCAGGTCCAAGCAATGAGCACCAAGGGGTCAGGTCTATTGTAAACAGTATAAAACGGTCAGGTAAGCTAAGAAGACTGAATGAAAACTGGCATCGAGCTGTAGATGTGAATCTTACCTGTTCGACTCGTAAGTAGCTGGCAGGGATGGTTTCAGATCTATACAATCGATCCAGACAACAGACCTTAGAGTTTTCGAGTACCAGCTGGACAGTTGGTGCAAAGCTGTGACGTTAACGGCCTCACAAAAAAGTACCTTGAGTTCTGCTAGCGGCATCGCTGGTCTCAGAATGTCTGAATCTAGAACAATGACCGCATCGTAGGAGTGCAGCATATTGAGACGAAGCTCGCAGCGTGGGCTATAAGCGGAATaaacaaaatgataattatttcgaGACAAGAGGAGTCATGCATACGGGTAATATTGAACTTCTGATTACTTTTTGTTAACGAATAACATCCAGGCGTTATTTGTGGTGCCAGGATGATCGTCATCGAGGCCATGCACGTGGATCACTAGTCGTTCCATCAAACCATTGTCTAGTGCCTGGAGCAAAGTGTCGCTGACATTGTCATAGTCTATGGTCAGTATTGAGAGCCTTGCAAATGACCTGAATATAAAAGTGTCCAATTCCAGCAGAATGTAGCCATCAGGGTCCTCTTTTATGGATGCTAGACTCAAGTGAGTCAAACTTTTTGCATGGTGGTATTGAAGCGCGTCCAAAATTACGCCCGAATTGGCGGTCAGGTCCTCCACACATCCCAGACTCAGGGCTTGGAGGGATATTGTTCTTTTGACAATTTCTAAAAGAGGTTCTAACACGGGTGTGCATATTAGCCGTCTGAAAGGAGACATCAATCTGTTACTgaattttgtacgaaataataaaaaatcaacaacatTAAGTACGTACCCTTCATCTCTGTTGATCAATAGTCTCATTGGCCAATCAAAGGTACAGCTGGTCGGCTCTAAGTAAAGTTTACAAAGATGTACATTGGTGCCTAACTTAGCAAGAAGTCTGGATGTTTCGTCAACAAAATAACTAGTGGTGTCACATTTTATTATAACTTCTCGAACGCTGTGTGAAAAATAGTTGGCCAAGAATctaaaaatgggaaaaaattcaatcttaCTGTTGCGACAAGATACATATACTTTCAGGTACTAGGATACGGCTTATATAAAAACACACCGAGCTCTCGGAATGTTATCCTCGTCCCTAACGTCCAGAGTGAATGTAATTTTCTTCCAAAAGCAAGGGTGAAAAAGGGCGTACCTCCAATTTCTGCATacctgaaaataataattataataataaaaataataataaaacaaataataaatatagaCCAAGTTGTCGGTTTAAAGTCAATTTATTTTGGATAATTATAGCCGACGTTGgctgcagaatttttttctgtcgaGAAATTGGTGGTgccaagtttaaaaaataaattcttccaatatttccgcgattttcgatATAATTATCAGTTGCATAAATGAAACTCGAGTACGTTATGCAaagtgtaaataaaataaaaaatacttgtaTACAATGGGAATAGAAAGTGAAAGTATCTATGTATCTGGGTGACCGTAAGTACGGGTTGCGGTTTTAAGTTGGCAGCGAGCTTACTTGTGATGTTTTTATCTTTTCGTCGTGAGGTAAGTAGGAAAATATCTCGAATAAAATGACGCTGGGTAAATTGTTCCAGCAGCAGGGACTGTTGTCTTCTTGCGCCATTTCTGTCGTACGATTACCACTTTTCCAAGAGGAACAGCTGTTTGCCGTCCCTGATGACAGCTGCCCTTCTTCGCCTTCGCTTGTTGTTTTTGACTCTTGAAAATTCACAACCAGATCCAACGACTTGTCAGCCGTTCCGTATTGCGAATCAGAGCCAGCCACTCGCTGACTACGCACCATTTCCAAATTACGGATGATTAGTAGAAATTCACCTCCGCACGATCCCGCTTTTGAATATTTACAACGATATTACTATTGCGTTCGATCCCTTTGACCAACTGTCGCGTTTCTCCTTCGAGATACACACAACTACGTATTAGCCTGTTCCGATTGGTTATTAACCTTCTACATACGTTTCGCACGCACAAGCGAATATCGTACACACGTTAACATCATTTCGCATTTACCTAtccatatacctatgtataatatgtacaccGTGGCCTGCAGGTATCTAGAGTATGTGGCGTCTGTTCCATTTTGCCACAATATATGTAgtaacgaataaaattatgatacgGACTCCCTACCGAAGGTAATCGATGCCTACTGCTAACACAACGTAATTAGATCAAAGCGAATGCTCAGAAAATCGAGAATAAAACTGCAGAGAAATATGTCTGAATTATTTACGTTAAACTAATTCGAGTTATCTaatgtgtttgaaaaaaacaaattgactTTCCCGACTCGTGACGTCATTCAGCAAGGTCACAAATATGATATTCCTCAAAGAGCTTTTGAATATCGAAACATACTTTTCGAATTTGACATTTGGATGGATAATACGTTTCcgtataaatatttgtcaCGCGATAGTCTATATCAACTAGAAGCTTGGAttaatctgtaaaaaaaaaaagtttgtacCACGGGTTTGTACAATTCGTGTAGAATACTTGACGTACGAATTCAAACGCTTCTCACGAAATCAAGATGGCCAccgtgaagaattttttatatttttttcacaatgtaTGTACGAATATTTATAGCAACGATCAGCCGTCAAATTCTGTCTTAGGAggatataaaatttcaacaataataGTTTAGGAATGACGaagatatttatttgattgttCGCGTTTTAGCAATAAtctttacatatatttacggCATGTAATATAAGGAATGATGGAATTGAATCGTTATTACGCGCCTCGAGAATTGTCAAAGTTCTGTCTGTATCAAAGCTCGAACCTGTCACGGCGGTGAACGCCAGTCAACGAGTGCTGACGAATACCAGATatcgtgtgaaatttttttcttctgattCCATTCTAAATGTCAGAAGAGAATGAAGCGTGTTGCCggtcgaaatttgaaattcatagTAATCACGTGTTATTGCTTGTGTATAACGATAACAAATTGTGATGATAATTTGATTATTACAAAACGCAATTTGTTAAAGTCGATTCCTGAATCGCGGGCTGGTAACCCGTCGAAACATGTTCCAGTACAATCTTTTAAAAGCACTGATGATTCGAAATTGTCAGACTCTAGTAGCTCAAAACTTACGAACTCATCACAGGAGAAAAATTCCCCTATCCAAAATGTCGAAGATAGTGATAGCGACATTAAATCCAAAGATAATCGAACCGTAACCTTACTAACTGATCAAGTCAAAAAGGAGGCAAATCTTGATTTGAACGTCACCGCCCCACAAACGACGATACAGGTATCGCTCTAGTCGTTGTATGTACCATAAAATACGTTTCAGTATTTGCAAACAGCTCGCCTATATTCTGGTATATAATTCTTTCAGCCTCAAATACTTGGCCCAAATTTGTCTGTGAACACAGGTGCGTTGTGGCGTGGCATTTCTGTTTTCATGGGTCTGACTGTACTCGTGATCGCCTATATTATCCTACGTTGCGTAAGGTGAGCTGTAagcgaaaagaaaacaattttaatgtaatttttgaGATTGCTAATCCGGTATTTTCTATCTTCAAAGGTTAAGCAAAAATCGTACTCAAATGGTTCGAAAGTACGGTGTCCTTGCGCACAGGCAAGATGTTGAAATGCGGCCATTGCCATTGGatgacgaagacgaagacgacACGACTGTATTCGATGCCAGCGAAATAGGGATCCATGACAAACATCGGCAAACTGCGTAGTCACAGAGCGGGACACGATTTTCAACCAACTCAATGAATCAGGTATGCAAGATGAGGCAAATTGTATTTGCTTTGTACGCTAAGAAACCTTATATGTACGATTGATAACAAGTGCATGAGACTGAATGAATGTTGCACTATTGATGAATGTTGAACCAAGCAATGCAATATCAAGGAGTATTTTATTCCCCTTGTGTGGAATATGCCATTAGAAATGTATTGTGAATTTACCATTCATAATAGAAAATGCTCTGTAAATATGAGTGTAACTACATGACTAAATTTGCCTATCATGGTTTTTGAGCTTTATTTTGTATAAGTTATGATAGAcacaaaattttgttattaatgttatatgtaagtatatatagacatatatatattttttggcTATACAAGCACATTTTATTCggttaaatattcaatatattataatagtaaatctaaaattttcattttaaccGAATAAAAATACTATTGTAATTTATGATTAAAACTGTGatcagatttcaaatttttctgcgCTCATACGTGTCCTCAAAACACGTGGTAAATGAGTCGTGTTAATATCTAAAGTTTCAAAGATAAATATTATAGTTGAGTACAGAATgtctatattttatttaacactaaggatttataataaaaataatgtataaaagaTAAAGCTGGactaattttcttcaaattataTTATCTATAATGATATTGTACATACTTTCCCagtatttttctaaatttctcTATTACTGATCCCGTCATTGTTCAATTTCCTTCATAATATACCAGCAGAAAGTAATTCATCCTCATCCATCAAATGATCGTTCCTCGTCAATTCTATTCTCTctgtaaaataatgtaatttgaAAGCTAGCTAGGCGCCTTAGATACTGTATAATGAGTTTGGAGGATAGATATTTATGGTATCTAATATCTTAGTATAACTAGAGAAcagaatttcataaatatctCTTTTCAACTGCATGCAAgatgataaattattacataattGGATAAATTGATAAAGTGGTGAATAGGTAAGGTGGGTACTAACTTGGTAAGCTTTGTACcaattgtataattttgaagTAATATAACTCTCTGATAGCTGATCTGCTAGTTTTTGAAACTCTTTTTCTTTGATCTTTGTAGGCAAACGAGACTGCCTGAAATCTGGCTAGAGCTTTCAGAATTAGACTGCATTGCGATAGATTTAAAGTTTTTTGACGAGTTACTGGGCTAAATCCGATAATGCTAACATCTTCCATAACAAGGAAATCTTTTAATCCGTCCGTTACAGCAGCCAACCAACGAGGTAAAATGATGAAATCACTCATATCCTTAGATTTCAGGAAGTTTTGAAACTTTGGGTATATCTGTGATAAGAATTACTTTGCTAGAAATGAGTGCATAaagaatgatgaattttaatttgttacaACATGTATAAACTGTAATTGAAAAACCACAATATCAGCAAAAATAATACCTCAAGATGAAAGGTGATTTCGTTGCGAAAGAAGTCTGTACTTCTCAACATTTTCCTTCTGCCCAAATTCCTTGGCATTGATTTAACGACCAGTGATATTTCAGTTGGACTTCTACCTGCGATGCCCTTCACTTTGATTCTATTGACGACCGATAAGTAGGCATCACCCTTGCTACTTCCGTCGCCAAAGTTCCAGCTTAGtatttcgacttttttctCACAAGATACTTTACGTAGAATATGCTCAAGCGTTTCTTCAGTAAACAAATCGCTGACACCGAACAACAGGATTTTGTTCTTCTCCATAATTCCCATATGAGATTACCGGtactgaaatattcaaatttctgttATCAAAACTATATTACAAATTTGACGCTGTACgtagaaattttgttaaactGCAGCGGATGTGAAAATCATGAATTTTGTATCTAAATTGCTGTAAATTCAACTTGGGTATAACTTACACGTCGCTCTACTCAGCGTGTGGGGGAAAACTTTATTGCAATCACGCATGAGTCCTAATAATCATGGCGAAACGCTTGGCCTATAAATTAATTGACAATGATCATTCTCATACTATGTGGTCAATTTGCCTCAGACTGAGGCAGGTCAATCGTTGGCATGTTAAATTATTatcttatatttttcgatcgtttcTTCAATGTGGTTTATGAGTTCAAAGCGATTTTGTGTCCCGTTCCAAGGCATTGTACATTACCCCCGTGTATAAGAGGAGCAATAGTAGCGAATTCTAAACACGCATATCTCTAAAACTAGATGGTCAATTGATctgagattgaaaataaataagcatTACcactgaaattaattttccaccAAGTTTCGGAGTGTTCTCTAATAGGGTCCGTTTGGGGGATAACTACCTTAGAGAGTACCTttagagagagagggagagattATCTACTGCATTTTAGAAGCTGAgctttgtacatacatatttatttaggTCTAGCTgataagatgaaaataaattcatttgttCATTCAAGCCCTTGGATGGTTGTGAAACATGTTTGTATGTTATTTATCACTGTCATTATTGTTCACGTTATTGCGCGTTCGAATACCAGATAATTATGATTCTCGGACACTGTTAATTGCCggtgaaaaagattataaatGTTATCGTACGATAAATCGGAAGTGAATTTCGTACAAATATCATATCTgttcagaaaatgaaatcgTATTCTTCATCTCAAGATACATTCTTATCAGATTGAATTAAAGGATCCACATAGTTTTATTGCTATAACCGGATTTATACGTATTTGCGGGATTGACATATTCCGTTTCTTTTAATGTTTCTGTAACTTGACGTTAGGAAgcaatgtataaaaattcatttatctaATCATACTCgtataaaaatagataataCTTTATCATAAGATACAACGAAGATAAGTTTCCTtccaatataataaaatatagttAGAAATCTCTTTGTTCGAAATACCGATTAAGTACATTACAGTGGTGAGACGGAAATTGATCCTCATTTAGAATTGCTTTTCCTAATAATTTTCCTAAACTAATTATCATATAGTTTGTTTATACCTAAAGCTATGACCTAAATTTCATAGATAATTCTTTTCCACTGCGTGCATGATGGTCTCGGCAAGACGGCATCTGCTTTTCTTGGTTTTTAGGTTCTTTAAATTCCAGATTACGCTAACGTCGACTGGCTCATCTCCTTCTATAGAATCCATGTCAAATGCTTCTGATTCGTCCAGTGATACTCCCGGTGCAGTTTCCAGAGCAAAATTTATCCCATGGATACTCTGCTCTTGGACCTGAACATAATAACGCAATGATTAGAAGTCTCGAAATAAATCCTGAGAAATCCGGTCATCGTTCAGTTacacttttcattttaatacttgaaaaatacaCTCACCTCGTTCATAAATGTGTCCCACGGATAGAGCTTCTCAGGATCCGATTTCAACATGCTTATACTTCTGCCGAGTTCCTGGTGGtagagtttcaaaaattcgtcGTAATGGCCGTCGCGAAGCGGTTTCTCGGTGCAGGTATAGATGAAGAAAGACACGTCTAGAGCTGGGCTAGCGCATCGAGCCAACTGAAAATCTAGGGCAAGAGCATCCGGGTATTCTCTATCAGTTTTTCGAATCATGAAGTTAGGCGCCCACGCATCACCCTGAGTAATCACCGAAGTTGGCGCTGTCACACGGTTGCAGAAATCTATGCTCTTGTCGTACAACTCTCGGCCTGTCCAGGAGTTGAAGCGCTTCTCAGCTTCGCTGCCTGGATACTCCTTAGCTAGCGCATCTTTAGCCATGTTTATTATAAGGgtctgaaagaaaaatggatcGGTTGAGTGGAAATCTGTTCTGTCGTTGGTCAATTTATgtctgaataattttcataacgGAGTATTATTGGGTTTGTCGAATCTGACAAGATATACCAACCTGAAAACCTTTGTACCAATCGTACAGTTTTGGAGTAAAATAAGTCTCAATTAAACGATTTGCTATTCTTTGAAACTCCTCTTTCTTTTGATCCTTGTAGGCGAATGATACGGCGTGTAACCTAGCCAGTGCTTTCAATATCAATCTACATTCCTGCACTTGCAACGAATTTTGTCTAGCCAGAGGTTGAAAGCCGATCGAAATGACATCTTCCAGCACGAGATAATCGTTCTCGCCATCCGTTAACGCCGCAAAACATCGAGGTACCATCAGCAAATCTCCTGCGTTTTTAGACTTGACAAACTCTTGAAACTTCGGGAATATCTGTAACGTGAATGAGATTTCCTCAAAAATTGAAGTATGCagaatcattgaaattaaatctGTATAC
The Neodiprion fabricii isolate iyNeoFabr1 chromosome 5, iyNeoFabr1.1, whole genome shotgun sequence genome window above contains:
- the LOC124183151 gene encoding F-box only protein 33, translating into MVRSQRVAGSDSQYGTADKSLDLVVNFQESKTTSEGEEGQLSSGTANSCSSWKSGNRTTEMAQEDNSPCCWNNLPSVILFEIFSYLPHDEKIKTSQVCRNWRYALFHPCFWKKITFTLDVRDEDNIPRARFLANYFSHSVREVIIKCDTTSYFVDETSRLLAKLGTNVHLCKLYLEPTSCTFDWPMRLLINRDEGRLICTPVLEPLLEIVKRTISLQALSLGCVEDLTANSGVILDALQYHHAKSLTHLSLASIKEDPDGYILLELDTFIFRSFARLSILTIDYDNVSDTLLQALDNGLMERLVIHVHGLDDDHPGTTNNAWMLFVNKNPRCELRLNMLHSYDAVIVLDSDILRPAMPLAELKVLFCEAVNVTALHQLSSWYSKTLRSVVWIDCIDLKPSLPATYESNRPDPLVLIAWTCTKLMELVFLGYKYFQDDLLAITRLRGSTLKRLEFAERDILIESCSAKATKNEISEIMGGFWQPLSDAELPPVVMDPLTGNSIEVIMPMVLRDQK
- the LOC124183157 gene encoding uncharacterized protein LOC124183157, which gives rise to MKRVAGRNLKFIVITCYCLCITITNCDDNLIITKRNLLKSIPESRAGNPSKHVPVQSFKSTDDSKLSDSSSSKLTNSSQEKNSPIQNVEDSDSDIKSKDNRTVTLLTDQVKKEANLDLNVTAPQTTIQPQILGPNLSVNTGALWRGISVFMGLTVLVIAYIILRCVRLSKNRTQMVRKYGVLAHRQDVEMRPLPLDDEDEDDTTVFDASEIGIHDKHRQTA
- the LOC124183171 gene encoding uncharacterized protein LOC124183171 encodes the protein MGIMEKNKILLFGVSDLFTEETLEHILRKVSCEKKVEILSWNFGDGSSKGDAYLSVVNRIKVKGIAGRSPTEISLVVKSMPRNLGRRKMLRSTDFFRNEITFHLEIYPKFQNFLKSKDMSDFIILPRWLAAVTDGLKDFLVMEDVSIIGFSPVTRQKTLNLSQCSLILKALARFQAVSFAYKDQRKRVSKTSRSAIRELYYFKIIQLVQSLPS
- the LOC124183169 gene encoding uncharacterized protein LOC124183169 → MTKDESLLSGVSALFTEKTLEESLRNATGENEVQVLGWDFGDASKKGDGYLSVINRIKVNGTAGGKPIQISLVVKSMPNNLARRKTFRSNEFFYNEVTCYTEIFPKFQEFVKSKNAGDLLMVPRCFAALTDGENDYLVLEDVISIGFQPLARQNSLQVQECRLILKALARLHAVSFAYKDQKKEEFQRIANRLIETYFTPKLYDWYKGFQTLIINMAKDALAKEYPGSEAEKRFNSWTGRELYDKSIDFCNRVTAPTSVITQGDAWAPNFMIRKTDREYPDALALDFQLARCASPALDVSFFIYTCTEKPLRDGHYDEFLKLYHQELGRSISMLKSDPEKLYPWDTFMNEVQEQSIHGINFALETAPGVSLDESEAFDMDSIEGDEPVDVSVIWNLKNLKTKKSRCRLAETIMHAVEKNYL